Genomic DNA from Monomorium pharaonis isolate MP-MQ-018 unplaced genomic scaffold, ASM1337386v2 scaffold_111, whole genome shotgun sequence:
TTCCGTCATTACCGATAGACTTTGATGTACTTGGATGCCTCAGCAGAACAGTTCTATTctccttaattaattttcttttttcttgaaaaagttgaatttgaagtgctcccttttttttttaattacagttcCGTCCCTCCGTTGAGAtgacttatatttatagttgtAGAAACAGGATATCGATATCTTTGAAACTGCGCCCACCTTGTTAGAGTTGATGacaatattttacgttttgaAGGAATAACCAAGTCAAAAAGATGCTTGACAGTAAttcttacaattaaattaatgtcgTGCCATTCTGGTATCAATTCATCATGTTGAGAATGGTTCTTGAGTATGAAGTTTGTTTTTTAGTAATAAGATAAACAATGGATTTTTTGATTGCAATTGTTCttgaaaaattactaattgtGTCTGCTGAGCGTTTTTATCTAATTCTTTAAACGGAGCTTTTACTGATCTAACATCTATCAAATCTAGAATATTATCGTCCAGCTTTGATacttctttttctaaatttgcTTCAACTGAAGTATGTTTATCAAGACAGTCTCCagcatttattttgaaaggaATTTGAAGTGTTTCTACACTGCTTTCCTCGTTGGTTGGCGAATGTGACAATGAAAACGGGAAATCcgttgttaaaaaagaaatattgctaTTGCTGTCGCTAGTGGGCAGTGAGACTTCATTAGAGCTCTTCTGTTCATAAATGATTTTTGCTTGTGCAGATTGCACGTTATAAAA
This window encodes:
- the LOC118647987 gene encoding uncharacterized protein LOC118647987, which translates into the protein MQTCKGEVHLKAFYNVQSAQAKIIYEQKSSNEVSLPTSDSNSNISFLTTDFPFSLSHSPTNEESSVETLQIPFKINAGDCLDKHTSVEANLEKEVSKLDDNILDLIDVRSVKAPFKELDKNAQQTQLVIFQEQLQSKNPLFILLLKNKLHTQEPFST